A single window of Aspergillus puulaauensis MK2 DNA, chromosome 5, nearly complete sequence DNA harbors:
- a CDS encoding putative mitochondrial carrier protein (COG:C;~EggNog:ENOG410PHX0;~InterPro:IPR018108,IPR023395;~PFAM:PF00153;~TransMembrane:2 (o6-26i302-324o)), with translation MQNSALDIWISGAVAVVTVDFLVYPFDTLKTRIQSPNYNTVYKDATTNTVRKNVLFRGLYQGVFSVVLSTIPASGAFFTTYENVKATLNETKSKSNSATLQATPAPIINAVSSSAGEMVSCLLLTPAEVIKQNAQVIHNTPGGKGKGKAHPGNVTLQVLSRFRQHPWKLWSGYSALVGRNLPSTGVNFPIFEAVKGYLVERRRKSLGYNTVTSGPGTTRGDRDIREEPVFERAVLTGVAASISGSIASVVTTPIDVVKTRMMLAATSDSSSGVSTATEVSRKEGNSIWAVGRRIFRKEGVRGLFRGGAIRVVWTAISFCIYLSMYEGGRFYLEKRRARRAELDNS, from the exons ATGCAAAACAGCGCCCTTGATATTTGGATC TCTGGTGCCGTCGCAGTCGTGACAGTGGACTTTCTTGTCTACCCTTTTGATACTCTCAAAACCCGCATCCAATCGCCCAACTACAACACAGTCTACAAAGATGCCACCACGAATACAGTTAGGAAGAATGTACTGTTCCGCGGGTTATACCAGGGTGTATTCAGTGTCGTGCTGAGCACAATTCCTGCTT CCGGAGCATTTTTCACAACATACGAAAACGTAAAAGCGACGCTGAACGAAACGAAATCGAAGTCCAACTCTGCAACCCTCCAAGCAACCCCAGCGCCGATAATAAACGCCGTATCGTCATCTGCCGGTGAAATGGTATCATGCCTTCTCCTCACGCCCGCAGAAGTCATAAAACAGAATGCGCAGGTTATACATAATACCCCtggagggaaagggaagggGAAAGCCCACCCGGGTAATGTAACCCTTCAAGTTCTCTCCCGCTTCAGGCAGCACCCCTGGAAACTATGGAGTGGGTATTCCGCGCTCGTTGGGCGGAATCTCCCGTCGACCGGCGTGAATTTTCCCATTTTTGAAGCCGTGAAGGGTTATCTTGTTGAGCGGCGACGAAAAAGTCTTGGTTACAATACTGTTACCAGTGGCCCGGGCACTACACGAGGAGATAGAGATATACGAGAAGAGCCGGTCTTCGAGCGCGCGGTTTTGACAGGGGTTGCGGCGAGTATATCAGGGAGTATAGCCTCTGTTGTGACCACGCCGATTGATGTTGTTAAGACACGGATGATGCTTGCTGCTACTAGTGATTCTTCGTCTGGGGTTTCTACTGCGACAGAAGTTTCTAGGAAGGAAGGGAACAGTATTTGGGCTGTTGGGAGGCGGATATTTAGGAAAGAAGGGGTAAGGGGTCTTTTTCGGGGAGGCGCAATTCGCGTGGTTTGGACGGCCATCTCATTCTGTATTTATTTGAGTATGTATGAGGGAGGGAGGTTTtatttggagaagaggagggctAGACGGGCTGAATTAGATAACTCATAA